The following are encoded in a window of Amycolatopsis lexingtonensis genomic DNA:
- a CDS encoding DUF4231 domain-containing protein has protein sequence MSSLDSERGFLEVAGREPDRPLRDQLLGFRDLVSADMDWADSRKRRFRRRASVIRVAALLLTAVSTVVLGIQEIPARASIALPMVALVTVLGGLETFFNWRSRWVLMEETRYNLNRIRDEMDYYLVGTPTAELSRARLQEFFDRHQVTWADASRQWVEFRRLDRPPQSPEIRG, from the coding sequence ATGTCGTCCCTTGATTCCGAACGCGGCTTCCTCGAAGTCGCCGGGCGCGAGCCGGACCGCCCGCTGCGCGACCAGCTCCTGGGCTTCCGCGACCTCGTGTCGGCGGACATGGACTGGGCCGACAGCCGCAAACGCCGCTTCCGGCGGCGCGCATCGGTCATCCGCGTGGCCGCGCTCCTGCTCACCGCGGTGTCGACGGTGGTGCTCGGCATCCAGGAGATCCCGGCGCGCGCGTCGATCGCCCTGCCGATGGTGGCGCTGGTGACGGTGCTCGGCGGCCTCGAGACGTTCTTCAACTGGCGGTCGCGGTGGGTGCTGATGGAGGAGACCCGCTACAACCTCAACCGGATCCGCGACGAGATGGACTACTACCTGGTCGGCACGCCGACGGCGGAGCTGAGCCGCGCGCGGCTGCAGGAGTTCTTCGACCGGCACCAGGTGACTTGGGCCGATGCGAGCCGGCAGTGGGTGGAGTTCCGGCGCCTCGACCGGCCACCGCAGTCACCTGAGATCCGGGGGTGA
- a CDS encoding ATP-binding protein, translating into MQDEELAEIVENLRLLGSDVSDVEVKRAAGGLPRSARDTVVAFANTRGGTLILGLDERSGFTATGLADPAKMSSDLAAMCAADVEPPVRPHIGIHDFEGTSVLVAEVPELPPHLKPCFSRGAGMSQGSFVRVGDGDRKLTSYEVQLLLANRGQPREDEAPVPGTGLADLDATLVTAFLTRLRTRRPYAFGELDDVPALKRAKALVVADDGAVVAGVGGLLALGSYPQEHFPQLMLTFVHYPTADGSDTATGERFVDNVVAEGPIPVIVRDALLAVRKNMTRRSVVRGAGRADVWQYPEAALREAIVNALVHRDLSPEARGTQVQVEMYPDRLTVRNPGGLFGPVTEDRLGEEGISSARNATLLRILEDVPLPGGTHAICENRGSGIRTMINALRAARMSLPEFKNRVSTFSVTFPNHTLLGEETVEWLTSLGEHGLSESQCVGLAILRDGGHLDNQTYRAETRVDSRVATQELRDLIARELVVQTGNRRWARYRLAPALLRSSGAGPASGARRADRRQEILSALSRGERSRLELAAATGLTDQTVARWLRILRGEGLVEATEENVRNPATRYRRTGKIALGEDGEG; encoded by the coding sequence GTGCAGGATGAAGAGCTCGCCGAGATCGTCGAGAACCTTCGGCTGCTCGGCAGCGACGTGTCCGACGTCGAGGTCAAACGAGCGGCGGGTGGGCTGCCGCGCTCGGCGCGCGACACCGTCGTGGCGTTCGCGAACACCCGCGGCGGCACGCTGATCCTCGGCCTGGACGAGCGTTCGGGCTTCACGGCGACGGGGCTGGCCGACCCGGCGAAGATGTCGTCGGACCTCGCCGCCATGTGCGCGGCCGACGTCGAACCGCCGGTGCGGCCCCACATCGGCATCCACGACTTCGAAGGCACGAGCGTCCTGGTCGCCGAGGTTCCGGAATTGCCTCCGCATCTCAAACCGTGCTTCAGCCGTGGCGCGGGAATGAGCCAAGGGAGCTTCGTCCGGGTCGGTGACGGGGACCGCAAGCTCACCAGCTACGAGGTCCAGCTCCTTTTGGCGAACCGGGGCCAGCCGCGTGAAGACGAGGCCCCCGTTCCCGGCACTGGCCTCGCCGACCTCGATGCGACTCTGGTGACAGCGTTCCTGACCAGGCTGCGCACCCGCCGCCCCTACGCGTTCGGCGAACTCGACGACGTCCCCGCGCTCAAGCGAGCCAAGGCTTTGGTCGTGGCAGACGACGGCGCCGTCGTTGCCGGCGTGGGTGGTCTGCTCGCGCTCGGCAGCTACCCGCAGGAGCACTTCCCGCAGCTGATGCTGACCTTCGTCCACTACCCGACCGCCGACGGCTCCGACACCGCGACCGGCGAGCGCTTCGTCGACAACGTCGTGGCCGAGGGGCCGATCCCGGTGATCGTCCGCGACGCGCTCCTCGCCGTGCGAAAGAACATGACCCGGCGTTCGGTCGTGCGCGGAGCCGGCCGCGCGGACGTCTGGCAGTACCCCGAGGCGGCGTTGCGCGAAGCCATCGTAAACGCGCTCGTCCACCGTGACCTCTCGCCCGAAGCACGGGGTACGCAGGTACAGGTCGAGATGTACCCGGATCGGCTCACCGTCCGGAATCCCGGCGGGCTCTTCGGACCGGTGACCGAAGACCGGCTCGGCGAGGAGGGCATCTCGTCGGCGAGGAACGCCACTCTCCTCCGCATCCTCGAAGACGTGCCGCTGCCGGGAGGTACGCACGCCATCTGCGAGAATCGCGGCTCGGGGATCCGGACGATGATCAACGCCCTTCGCGCGGCGCGGATGAGCTTGCCCGAGTTCAAGAACCGTGTCAGCACGTTCAGCGTCACGTTCCCGAACCACACGCTACTCGGGGAAGAGACCGTCGAGTGGCTCACCTCGCTGGGTGAGCACGGTCTGTCCGAGAGCCAGTGCGTCGGCCTCGCGATCCTCCGGGACGGCGGCCACCTCGACAACCAGACCTACCGGGCGGAGACCCGAGTCGACTCCCGCGTGGCAACCCAGGAGCTGCGCGATCTGATCGCTCGCGAGCTGGTGGTGCAGACCGGGAACCGGCGCTGGGCGCGCTATCGGCTCGCCCCCGCGCTACTGCGGTCGTCCGGCGCGGGCCCTGCTTCGGGTGCTCGGCGGGCAGACCGCCGTCAGGAGATCTTGAGCGCACTGAGCCGAGGAGAGCGATCGCGGCTCGAGCTGGCCGCGGCCACCGGGCTCACCGACCAGACCGTGGCGCGGTGGCTTCGCATCCTCCGCGGCGAAGGTCTCGTGGAAGCGACGGAAGAGAACGTGCGGAACCCGGCGACCCGGTATCGCCGCACCGGCAAGATCGCGCTGGGCGAAGACGGTGAGGGCTGA